A stretch of the Natribaculum luteum genome encodes the following:
- a CDS encoding aldehyde ferredoxin oxidoreductase family protein, with protein MLLDELEPGTDPLGPENRLCFMLGPLTGFAPGTSRYAVVTKSPLTGAFVDSYSGGHFPTMLRWALPDHLGIVFEGKADEPVSLHVTDDGVTIEDATDLWGLDTKETAERFEGNKTKTAAIGPAGENLVRYATISSDEGTHHAGRGGVGAVMGSKNLKAVVATAGGPPEAPDVRDLRVEHTQRLGTSEEVSWARNGGTQLVVDWTQEIGALPTHNWTRGRIEDADDLNIEAFSSGHVDTDSCYSCPVACGHVTDFSESDVDGAFEDASVDWGPEYETIGLMGANTDITDVTAVTELATRADTLGMDTISLGNALSWVMECVEAGLLEYDIDWGDAEAAARLIEEIAHREGIGDALAEGTAVAAERLCDGDQRAREAAVEVKGMELPAYEPRASFGMALAYATSDRGACHQRAWPIGSDAMGGERDPYDTAGHAAVVVDEQDERALTYSMVTCDFTAYNYDRVAEWLNALGYDVDAAELETVGERAWNLARLFNVREGFDRSDDELPERMKRPLERGGPADGNQITEEAFETMLTEYYELRGWTNDGEPTPETLERLDLAEFGSA; from the coding sequence TTGCTCCTCGACGAACTCGAGCCCGGGACGGACCCGTTGGGTCCCGAGAACCGGCTGTGTTTCATGCTCGGCCCGCTGACCGGCTTCGCGCCAGGAACTTCGAGGTACGCCGTGGTGACGAAGTCGCCGCTGACGGGCGCGTTCGTCGACTCCTACTCCGGCGGGCACTTCCCGACGATGTTGCGGTGGGCGCTGCCGGACCACCTCGGTATCGTCTTCGAAGGGAAAGCCGACGAGCCAGTCTCCCTCCACGTGACCGACGACGGGGTGACGATCGAAGACGCCACCGACCTGTGGGGCCTCGACACGAAGGAGACGGCCGAGCGATTCGAGGGCAACAAAACGAAGACGGCTGCGATCGGGCCCGCAGGCGAGAACCTGGTACGATACGCGACGATCTCGAGCGACGAAGGGACTCACCACGCCGGACGGGGCGGCGTCGGTGCCGTCATGGGGAGCAAGAACCTGAAGGCGGTCGTCGCCACCGCGGGTGGACCGCCGGAGGCCCCCGACGTCCGCGACCTGCGAGTCGAGCACACGCAGCGACTCGGGACGAGCGAGGAGGTGAGCTGGGCGCGAAACGGCGGCACGCAGCTCGTCGTCGACTGGACCCAGGAGATCGGCGCGCTGCCGACGCACAACTGGACGCGCGGCCGGATCGAGGACGCCGACGACCTCAACATCGAGGCGTTCTCGTCGGGCCACGTCGACACCGACTCCTGTTACAGCTGTCCGGTCGCCTGTGGTCACGTCACCGACTTCTCCGAGTCGGACGTCGACGGCGCCTTCGAGGACGCGAGCGTCGACTGGGGGCCGGAGTACGAGACGATCGGTCTGATGGGCGCGAACACCGACATCACCGACGTCACCGCCGTGACGGAACTCGCGACCCGCGCGGACACGCTCGGAATGGACACGATCTCGCTCGGCAACGCCCTCTCGTGGGTGATGGAGTGCGTCGAAGCGGGACTCCTCGAGTACGACATCGACTGGGGCGACGCAGAGGCGGCCGCCCGCCTGATCGAGGAGATCGCCCACCGGGAGGGGATCGGCGACGCGCTCGCCGAAGGAACTGCCGTCGCCGCCGAACGGCTCTGTGACGGCGATCAGCGCGCTCGAGAGGCAGCCGTCGAGGTCAAGGGGATGGAACTCCCGGCGTACGAGCCGCGCGCGTCGTTCGGGATGGCGCTCGCGTACGCGACCTCCGACCGGGGCGCGTGTCACCAGCGCGCCTGGCCGATCGGCTCCGACGCGATGGGCGGCGAGCGCGATCCGTACGACACCGCAGGCCACGCCGCGGTCGTGGTCGACGAGCAAGACGAGCGCGCGCTCACCTACAGCATGGTGACCTGCGACTTCACCGCCTACAACTACGATCGGGTCGCCGAGTGGCTGAACGCGCTCGGTTACGACGTCGACGCGGCGGAACTCGAGACCGTCGGCGAGCGCGCCTGGAACCTCGCCCGGCTATTCAACGTGCGCGAGGGATTCGATCGATCGGACGACGAACTCCCCGAGCGGATGAAACGGCCGCTAGAACGGGGCGGTCCGGCCGACGGCAATCAGATTACCGAGGAGGCGTTCGAGACGATGCTGACGGAGTACTACGAGCTGCGCGGGTGGACGAACGACGGCGAACCGACGCCGGAGACGCTCGAGCGACTCGACCTCGCCGAATTCGGTTCAGCCTGA
- a CDS encoding saccharopine dehydrogenase family protein, whose amino-acid sequence MKVTALGGCGAMGRATSRELAENETVEELLIADADLEAAEAFAEDLRDGEYTGTITTAKVDVTDHEALVAAIEDGEVVANALPYAFNVDVMEACLEAACHYLDLGGLYHKTQDQLELDEAFDEAGLTAVLGIGASPGLTNVAAAWGGQRLDSVAEIHIRTGAKGGGEGFAYSAKTILDELTMEPVVYEDGEFETLEPLSGRETYEMPDPVGEVEGFHSIHSELATMPETFEGVDTVDFRVAFSPDLVNICDVLIGLNLTSEEDVEFKSVETTPREFLDWHLDRQPKPGAVEEWKSFRVDVHGTEDGEPAHYRYTVVVESRLDDWGLKATAVWTGVPMGVAAAMVGDGEALETGAKPPEEVLDPEAFVAELRKRDIAIEEEHIEP is encoded by the coding sequence ATGAAGGTAACTGCACTCGGTGGCTGCGGCGCGATGGGCCGGGCCACCTCACGGGAACTGGCGGAGAACGAGACGGTCGAAGAACTGCTGATCGCGGACGCGGACCTCGAGGCTGCAGAGGCGTTCGCCGAGGACCTGCGCGACGGCGAGTACACGGGCACGATCACGACGGCGAAAGTCGACGTGACCGATCACGAGGCGCTCGTCGCTGCGATCGAAGACGGCGAGGTCGTCGCCAACGCCCTCCCGTACGCGTTCAACGTCGACGTGATGGAAGCCTGTCTCGAGGCTGCCTGTCACTACCTCGACCTCGGCGGCCTCTACCACAAGACCCAGGACCAACTCGAGTTGGACGAGGCGTTCGACGAGGCAGGACTGACGGCCGTCCTCGGCATCGGCGCGAGTCCGGGGTTGACGAACGTCGCGGCCGCGTGGGGCGGCCAGCGGCTCGACTCGGTCGCGGAGATTCACATCCGCACCGGCGCAAAGGGCGGCGGCGAGGGGTTCGCCTACTCCGCGAAGACGATCCTCGACGAGTTGACGATGGAGCCGGTCGTCTACGAGGACGGCGAGTTCGAGACGCTAGAACCGCTCTCGGGCCGCGAAACGTACGAGATGCCCGATCCCGTCGGCGAGGTCGAGGGCTTTCACAGCATCCACTCCGAACTCGCGACGATGCCGGAGACGTTCGAGGGCGTCGACACCGTCGACTTCCGGGTGGCGTTCTCGCCCGATCTGGTGAACATCTGTGACGTCCTCATCGGACTGAACCTCACCAGCGAGGAGGATGTCGAGTTCAAGAGCGTCGAGACGACGCCGCGGGAGTTCCTCGACTGGCACCTCGATCGCCAGCCGAAGCCGGGTGCCGTCGAGGAGTGGAAATCCTTCCGCGTCGACGTCCACGGCACCGAGGACGGCGAGCCAGCACACTACCGCTACACCGTCGTCGTCGAGTCCCGACTCGACGACTGGGGGCTGAAGGCCACGGCCGTCTGGACCGGCGTCCCGATGGGCGTCGCGGCCGCGATGGTCGGCGACGGCGAGGCGCTCGAGACGGGTGCGAAGCCGCCCGAGGAAGTGCTCGACCCCGAGGCGTTCGTCGCCGAACTCCGCAAGCGAGATATCGCGATCGAAGAGGAGCACATTGAGCCATGA
- a CDS encoding nitroreductase family protein, giving the protein MDVFEAIETRLEIKEFDDRRVDETVKQKVLDAGRLAPSGRNLQHWQFVLVDDPEDVGRLGELSPTGGWVADADFAVVVCTDPQYDFNELDAGRAVTHMQLAAWEDGVGSRIYTVDRPAVKEFLEIPDDVDLTLVAGFGYPTHDVEGVKDRRPLEEVASRGRYGRPLE; this is encoded by the coding sequence ATGGACGTCTTCGAGGCGATCGAGACGCGACTCGAGATCAAGGAGTTCGACGATCGACGGGTCGACGAGACGGTGAAGCAAAAAGTACTGGACGCCGGACGACTCGCGCCCAGCGGGCGAAACCTTCAACACTGGCAGTTCGTTCTCGTGGACGACCCGGAGGACGTCGGTCGGTTGGGGGAGCTGAGCCCGACGGGCGGATGGGTCGCAGACGCGGACTTCGCGGTCGTCGTCTGTACCGATCCCCAGTACGACTTCAACGAACTCGACGCCGGCCGGGCGGTCACGCACATGCAACTCGCGGCCTGGGAAGACGGCGTCGGTTCGCGCATCTACACGGTCGACCGACCCGCCGTGAAGGAGTTCCTCGAGATCCCCGACGACGTTGACCTCACGCTCGTCGCTGGCTTTGGCTATCCGACACACGACGTCGAGGGGGTCAAAGACCGCAGACCGCTCGAGGAAGTCGCCTCGCGTGGCCGATACGGACGCCCGCTCGAGTAG
- a CDS encoding plastocyanin/azurin family copper-binding protein: protein MTDHSRRQFLRALGASAVASTGLTQSATAQETPVVEMGNNYFDPIGLYVEPGATVRFEIEAGSHSATAYPDRIPSDATAFDSGTISEGSFEQTFETPGTYDYYCIPHESVGMVGRIVVDSPGGPAEESPIPYGDVPESETIVDQGTAGVSEGSTGDGDTGGGMMGSGRGPGMMNGRNGGWGSGLPFVGSALGVLGVIGGVLYWARHRKDTRSENTDSAMTTLRRQYARGEIDEDEFQRRRERLQDRENG from the coding sequence ATGACAGATCACAGTAGACGACAGTTCCTGCGAGCGCTCGGAGCGAGTGCAGTCGCGAGCACGGGACTCACACAGTCAGCGACCGCACAGGAGACGCCCGTCGTCGAGATGGGCAACAACTACTTCGATCCGATCGGCCTGTACGTCGAGCCTGGAGCCACCGTTCGCTTCGAGATCGAAGCTGGGTCGCACTCGGCGACGGCTTATCCAGACCGCATCCCATCGGACGCTACTGCCTTCGATAGCGGCACGATCTCGGAAGGAAGCTTCGAGCAGACGTTCGAGACGCCGGGCACGTACGACTACTACTGTATCCCACACGAGTCGGTCGGGATGGTCGGTCGAATCGTCGTCGATAGCCCCGGTGGTCCAGCCGAAGAGAGCCCGATCCCGTACGGGGACGTACCCGAAAGCGAGACGATCGTCGACCAGGGGACCGCCGGCGTCAGTGAAGGCTCCACCGGCGACGGGGATACCGGTGGTGGAATGATGGGGTCTGGGAGAGGACCAGGAATGATGAACGGACGGAACGGAGGCTGGGGTAGTGGTCTCCCATTCGTCGGCAGTGCACTCGGAGTTCTCGGCGTGATCGGTGGAGTGCTCTACTGGGCGCGCCACCGCAAAGACACTCGGTCAGAGAACACCGATTCGGCGATGACGACTCTTCGACGCCAGTACGCACGCGGCGAGATCGACGAGGACGAGTTCCAGCGGCGCCGTGAACGGTTGCAAGATCGCGAGAACGGGTGA
- a CDS encoding aldehyde dehydrogenase family protein has protein sequence MRQLYIDGEWVDADSSKGIDVESPVDGSVIDTVPAASEQDVREAVAAARRAQRELEEMTAFERAAVLDEVTEYFEEHEDEIAEGITYEEGKPLHESYEETEYVISSSDDYGHDAIRLFGDVVPSEHRGRFAYTQREPYGPCAVISPWNFPLEVPGGSIYSAIATANPVVFKPAEETPLTAYHIAKAFDQSSLPDGAFNLITGAGETGQALVEHQDVRLIAFTGSTEVGQGIAKTAADRNAQCLLEMGGKDPILVLDDADVDHAAESIVGGSNWNAGQVCCGTERVIATEDVHDELVDAVVEKTEQLALGDPFEEGTDVGPMVSERIQAKAVEHVDDAVDRGATLETGGDTDGLFYEPAVVDDVSEEMAIAREETFGPVTPIIRAESYDEAIEIANRSRYGLQAAVFTDSLERAHDATNRLKAGGVFVNETNNYWERLLPFGGYGDSGSGGRYGSKWHLEAMTQVKAVMMNYKDY, from the coding sequence ATGCGACAGTTATACATTGACGGTGAGTGGGTCGACGCGGATTCCTCGAAGGGGATCGACGTCGAGTCCCCGGTCGACGGGTCGGTGATCGATACCGTCCCGGCAGCGTCCGAGCAGGACGTCCGCGAGGCGGTCGCGGCCGCGCGGCGCGCCCAGCGGGAACTCGAGGAGATGACGGCCTTCGAGCGCGCGGCGGTGCTCGACGAGGTCACCGAGTACTTCGAGGAACACGAAGACGAGATCGCAGAGGGCATCACGTACGAGGAAGGCAAGCCGCTACACGAGTCCTACGAGGAGACCGAGTACGTCATCTCCTCGAGCGACGACTACGGCCACGACGCGATTCGCCTGTTCGGCGACGTCGTCCCCTCCGAGCACCGGGGTCGGTTTGCCTACACCCAGCGCGAGCCCTACGGCCCGTGTGCGGTGATCAGTCCGTGGAACTTCCCTCTCGAGGTACCCGGCGGGAGCATCTACTCGGCCATCGCGACGGCCAACCCGGTCGTGTTCAAGCCGGCCGAGGAGACGCCGCTTACGGCCTACCACATCGCGAAGGCGTTCGACCAGTCGAGTCTCCCCGACGGTGCGTTCAACCTGATCACCGGCGCGGGCGAGACGGGACAGGCGCTCGTCGAACACCAGGACGTTCGACTGATCGCGTTCACCGGGAGTACCGAGGTCGGACAGGGGATCGCGAAGACCGCGGCCGACCGGAACGCACAGTGTCTGCTCGAGATGGGTGGCAAGGACCCGATTCTCGTCCTCGACGACGCGGACGTCGACCACGCCGCAGAGAGCATCGTCGGGGGGTCGAACTGGAACGCCGGCCAGGTCTGCTGTGGGACCGAACGCGTCATCGCGACCGAGGACGTCCACGACGAACTGGTCGACGCGGTCGTCGAGAAGACCGAACAACTCGCCCTCGGCGATCCCTTCGAGGAGGGAACGGACGTCGGGCCGATGGTCTCGGAACGCATCCAGGCGAAGGCAGTCGAACACGTCGACGACGCGGTCGATCGGGGTGCGACGCTCGAGACCGGCGGCGACACCGACGGCCTGTTCTACGAACCCGCGGTCGTCGACGACGTCTCCGAGGAGATGGCGATCGCCCGCGAGGAGACGTTCGGTCCCGTGACGCCGATCATCCGCGCCGAGAGCTACGACGAGGCGATCGAGATCGCCAACCGCTCGCGGTACGGCCTCCAGGCTGCGGTCTTCACCGACTCGCTAGAGCGCGCACACGACGCTACGAACCGCCTGAAGGCAGGCGGGGTCTTCGTCAACGAGACGAACAACTACTGGGAGCGACTGCTCCCGTTTGGCGGCTACGGCGACTCGGGATCGGGCGGGCGCTACGGCAGCAAGTGGCACCTCGAGGCGATGACGCAGGTGAAAGCGGTCATGATGAACTATAAAGATTACTAA
- a CDS encoding sodium:phosphate symporter: METDVGDDLLEWSRTSGPLLIGIVVSLLLFLFAVQLLGTSTESAAGSLERLFRRYVAGGGSALGVSWIATYVLTNGSVVAALSVSLFKAGIVTAQQLFLMIAGSRLGAAAIVLLIGGLDYFQKRRYSIGEATELGVLTFLLTHTVYLPATILGYLLLPSLQTLLEGVTGRFELATHPLAVFEPITQAIVDATGVGLGLAVAILVLFTSLTLFDWVLERVDTEWLRKHFFSRFQHKWTSLGLGILITGLTTSVAFSLGVIVPLYNREYVKRREIVPYVLGANIGTLFDTVVIAVLLDTPEGATITLSLLAIGTVITVGILWAFSPYFRSIETIHRQLTNDHRYLAAFFLSLVVVPTVIVFLPVVL; this comes from the coding sequence GTGGAGACAGACGTCGGAGACGACCTGCTCGAGTGGAGTCGGACGTCCGGCCCGTTATTGATCGGAATCGTCGTTTCGCTGCTGTTGTTTCTGTTTGCAGTCCAGTTGCTAGGGACGTCGACGGAGTCTGCAGCGGGCTCGCTCGAGCGACTCTTCAGGCGATACGTCGCCGGGGGTGGATCCGCCCTGGGGGTGAGCTGGATCGCGACGTACGTGCTCACCAACGGGTCTGTGGTGGCCGCACTCTCCGTGTCGCTATTCAAGGCGGGAATCGTCACGGCCCAGCAGCTGTTTCTGATGATCGCGGGGTCGCGTCTCGGGGCGGCCGCGATCGTCCTCCTGATCGGGGGCCTCGATTACTTCCAGAAACGGCGCTACTCGATCGGCGAGGCCACCGAGCTGGGCGTACTGACGTTCCTGTTGACCCACACGGTCTACCTGCCGGCAACCATTTTGGGGTATCTCCTGTTACCGTCACTCCAGACGCTACTCGAGGGTGTGACCGGCCGGTTCGAGCTCGCCACGCATCCGTTGGCGGTCTTCGAACCGATTACGCAGGCCATCGTCGACGCCACAGGCGTGGGTCTGGGGCTGGCCGTCGCCATTCTCGTGTTGTTCACCAGTCTCACCCTCTTCGACTGGGTCCTCGAGCGGGTCGACACCGAGTGGCTTCGCAAGCACTTCTTCAGTCGGTTCCAGCACAAGTGGACCTCCCTCGGACTGGGGATCCTCATCACCGGTCTCACGACCAGCGTCGCGTTCTCACTGGGCGTGATCGTACCGCTCTATAACCGCGAGTACGTCAAACGGCGGGAGATCGTTCCCTACGTTCTCGGGGCGAACATCGGGACGCTCTTCGATACGGTCGTCATCGCCGTGCTCCTGGACACTCCCGAGGGAGCGACGATCACGCTGTCACTGCTTGCAATTGGGACAGTCATAACGGTCGGCATACTGTGGGCGTTTTCGCCGTACTTTCGGTCGATCGAAACGATCCACCGCCAACTCACTAACGATCACCGGTATCTCGCCGCCTTTTTCCTCTCACTGGTCGTCGTTCCGACGGTAATCGTCTTCCTGCCAGTCGTCCTGTGA
- a CDS encoding thioredoxin family protein yields MIDVILFTQETCGACATQREKNDGLEDEYPDVEFREVDIQTDLETAAEYGVRKTPTTLVDIVRE; encoded by the coding sequence GTGATCGACGTCATCCTCTTCACGCAGGAGACGTGCGGGGCGTGCGCAACACAGCGGGAGAAAAACGACGGCCTCGAGGACGAGTATCCGGACGTCGAGTTCCGGGAGGTCGACATTCAGACCGATCTGGAAACGGCCGCGGAGTACGGCGTCCGGAAGACGCCCACGACGCTCGTCGACATCGTCCGCGAATAA
- a CDS encoding universal stress protein gives MASIDRVLVAFDGTPLSTKALEHALDVYPDASITVLHVIDYVEESYGAKALVGDETLQERAHDRSAELLAEAEEIAAEHDLEVSTATEVGKSADKIVEYADTHDSEIIVIGSHGRSGISRILLGSVAETVIRRASVPVTAVR, from the coding sequence ATGGCTTCGATCGACAGGGTTCTCGTGGCGTTCGATGGCACACCTCTCTCGACGAAGGCACTCGAACACGCGCTCGACGTCTACCCGGACGCGTCGATTACGGTCCTCCACGTCATCGACTACGTCGAAGAGAGCTACGGCGCGAAAGCGCTGGTCGGTGACGAGACGCTTCAGGAGCGGGCCCACGACCGGTCGGCAGAACTGCTCGCCGAGGCCGAGGAGATCGCCGCCGAACACGACCTCGAGGTGTCGACGGCGACGGAGGTCGGCAAGTCCGCAGACAAAATCGTCGAGTACGCCGATACACACGACAGCGAGATCATCGTGATCGGGAGTCACGGACGGTCGGGCATCTCTCGAATACTCCTGGGTTCGGTCGCCGAAACCGTAATCCGCCGTGCGTCAGTGCCCGTCACCGCCGTCAGGTAG
- a CDS encoding permease, whose amino-acid sequence MEAALVDGILESMRIGVGFLWTAAWAIIMGLVITSLVQVYVSKERMARVLGEGDVSGVAKATLFGAASSGCSFGAVAIGKGLFKKGAHVVNVLAFMFASTNLIVELGLMILILLGWEFLVAELFGGIILIAVMALIVHLTLPETLFDEVREELSQRDHDQGITEDPTCGMEGKDEYSLVTDGGETLKFCSAGCLETYEQAVSGSGSWRDELLSWGGWYKLGNQYRKEWSMIWKDVVAGFLISGFVIVFVPQRVWNTLFLQGDGLLVSAENAVMGVAIAVISFVGSIGNVPFAVALWGGGVSFAGVIAFVYADLITIPVLNVYRKYYGWTVMLYILGVFFVTMAFTGFLMEQLFSVLDIVPNLAGGQTATEQTYFERDYRFYLNLIAFALSGFLLYVYRRGLGAPGQYRDPVCGMRADESGPSATHDGETYYFCSNQCKRSFEKNPTAFSHAHPQVSGVNSSQNHEHH is encoded by the coding sequence ATGGAAGCCGCGCTCGTCGACGGAATTCTCGAGTCGATGCGGATTGGAGTCGGCTTTCTCTGGACCGCTGCCTGGGCGATTATCATGGGACTCGTCATCACGAGTCTCGTCCAGGTCTACGTCTCCAAAGAGCGGATGGCACGGGTCCTCGGTGAGGGAGACGTCAGTGGGGTCGCGAAAGCGACGCTGTTCGGCGCCGCCAGTAGCGGGTGTAGCTTTGGCGCTGTCGCGATCGGGAAGGGGCTGTTCAAGAAGGGCGCACACGTCGTGAACGTCCTCGCGTTCATGTTCGCCTCGACGAACCTGATCGTCGAACTGGGGCTGATGATCCTGATCCTGCTCGGCTGGGAGTTTCTGGTCGCCGAACTGTTCGGTGGGATCATCCTCATCGCCGTGATGGCGCTCATCGTCCACCTGACGCTCCCGGAGACTCTCTTCGACGAGGTCCGGGAGGAACTGAGCCAGCGCGATCACGACCAGGGCATCACCGAAGATCCAACCTGTGGAATGGAGGGGAAAGACGAGTACTCGCTCGTGACCGACGGCGGTGAAACGCTGAAGTTCTGTTCTGCGGGCTGTCTCGAGACCTACGAGCAAGCGGTCTCGGGAAGCGGCAGCTGGCGGGACGAACTCCTGTCGTGGGGGGGCTGGTACAAGCTCGGGAACCAGTATCGCAAGGAGTGGTCGATGATCTGGAAGGACGTCGTCGCTGGCTTTCTCATCTCGGGTTTCGTCATCGTGTTCGTCCCGCAGCGCGTGTGGAACACGCTCTTCCTCCAGGGTGACGGACTGCTCGTGAGCGCGGAGAACGCGGTCATGGGCGTGGCGATCGCGGTCATCAGCTTCGTGGGGAGTATCGGCAACGTCCCGTTCGCCGTCGCGTTGTGGGGCGGCGGGGTGAGCTTTGCGGGCGTCATCGCGTTCGTCTACGCCGATCTCATCACGATCCCGGTCCTGAACGTCTACCGGAAGTACTACGGCTGGACCGTGATGCTGTACATCCTCGGCGTCTTCTTCGTGACGATGGCCTTCACTGGCTTTCTCATGGAGCAGTTGTTCTCCGTCCTCGACATCGTCCCGAACCTCGCTGGCGGGCAGACCGCGACCGAACAAACGTATTTCGAACGAGACTACCGGTTCTACCTCAACCTGATCGCGTTCGCCCTCTCGGGATTCCTCCTCTACGTCTACCGACGGGGACTCGGTGCGCCCGGACAGTATCGCGACCCAGTCTGCGGGATGCGGGCCGACGAGAGCGGTCCGAGTGCCACCCACGACGGCGAGACGTACTACTTCTGCTCGAACCAGTGCAAGCGCTCGTTCGAGAAGAACCCGACCGCGTTCTCGCACGCACACCCGCAGGTTTCGGGAGTCAACTCCTCCCAGAACCACGAGCACCACTGA
- a CDS encoding CoA-acylating methylmalonate-semialdehyde dehydrogenase, with the protein MSDEQATSTLERPVRNYVGGEWVEPSGDDRQTVVDSTTGERIAETPFSSDADVDRAVETTQAAFEEWRHRPIEERVQPLFEFKDLLEERIDELASVIVAEHGKTIDEARGELRRGIENVEVACGAPTLMQAGSIQHAAPGIDERAIRHPLGVFTAITPFNFPGMIPLWFLPYAVATGNAFVLKPSEKTPLTARALIETLAETSLPEGVVSLVNGGPRTVTQLLEHEDVVGASFVGSTPVAKTIYETAAENGKRVQAQGGAKNHVVVSDSANLEYAAEKTISSAFANSGQRCLANPIAIVHEDVYDEFAERIVDRAAALEVGPGGNPTTEMGPLVSEERVETVREYVEAGVDEGASLLLDGREADVPNDGFYLGPTIFGDVTREMSIAREEIFGPVLGLVRAESFEDALETVNASRYGNAASLFTERGREAREFRLHVEAGNVGVNVGTAAPMAFFHFGGQKDSFFGDLHAQAEDVIRFYTDETVYIERWPDAE; encoded by the coding sequence ATGAGCGACGAGCAAGCGACGTCGACCCTCGAGCGGCCCGTCCGAAACTACGTCGGCGGCGAGTGGGTGGAGCCGTCCGGCGACGACCGTCAGACCGTCGTCGATTCGACGACCGGCGAACGCATCGCCGAGACGCCGTTCAGTTCCGACGCCGACGTCGACCGGGCCGTCGAGACGACACAGGCGGCGTTCGAGGAGTGGCGACACCGCCCGATCGAAGAGCGCGTCCAGCCGCTGTTCGAGTTCAAGGACCTGCTCGAGGAACGGATCGACGAGCTGGCGTCGGTGATCGTCGCCGAGCACGGCAAGACGATCGACGAGGCCCGCGGCGAGTTGCGTCGGGGCATCGAGAACGTCGAAGTCGCCTGCGGCGCGCCGACGCTGATGCAGGCAGGGTCGATCCAGCACGCCGCGCCGGGCATCGACGAGCGTGCGATCCGTCACCCGCTGGGCGTGTTCACCGCGATCACGCCCTTCAACTTCCCGGGCATGATCCCCCTGTGGTTTCTCCCCTACGCGGTCGCGACCGGGAACGCGTTCGTCCTCAAGCCCAGCGAGAAGACGCCGCTGACGGCCCGGGCGTTGATCGAGACCCTCGCCGAGACCTCCCTTCCGGAAGGCGTCGTCTCGCTGGTCAACGGCGGCCCCAGGACGGTAACTCAGTTACTCGAGCACGAGGACGTCGTCGGCGCCTCGTTCGTCGGCAGCACGCCGGTCGCAAAGACCATCTACGAGACCGCAGCAGAGAACGGCAAGCGCGTCCAGGCGCAGGGCGGGGCGAAGAACCACGTCGTCGTCTCGGACTCGGCGAACCTCGAGTACGCCGCCGAGAAGACGATCAGTTCCGCGTTCGCTAACTCGGGTCAGCGCTGTCTCGCCAATCCGATCGCCATCGTCCACGAGGACGTCTACGACGAGTTCGCCGAGCGGATCGTCGACCGGGCGGCCGCACTCGAGGTCGGTCCCGGCGGCAATCCGACCACCGAGATGGGGCCGCTCGTCTCTGAAGAGCGGGTCGAGACCGTCCGAGAGTACGTCGAAGCGGGCGTCGACGAGGGTGCATCACTCCTGCTCGATGGGCGCGAGGCCGACGTGCCGAACGACGGGTTCTACCTCGGTCCGACGATCTTCGGCGACGTCACACGGGAGATGTCGATCGCCCGCGAAGAGATCTTCGGCCCCGTCCTCGGACTCGTCCGCGCCGAGAGCTTCGAGGACGCCCTCGAGACGGTCAACGCGAGCCGGTACGGCAACGCCGCGAGCCTGTTCACCGAGCGCGGCCGAGAGGCACGCGAGTTCCGGCTCCACGTCGAGGCCGGCAACGTCGGCGTCAACGTCGGCACGGCTGCGCCGATGGCATTCTTCCACTTTGGCGGCCAGAAGGACTCCTTCTTCGGCGACCTCCACGCCCAGGCCGAGGACGTGATCCGCTTTTACACCGACGAGACGGTGTACATCGAACGGTGGCCTGACGCGGAGTAG